TTAACTTCAGTATAAATTACTTTTATCGTTTTCAGTATGTGTGGTGCAGCTTTAAGTACATGTAATTCGTGTCCTTGCATGTCCAACCATAAAAAATCAACATGATTAACACCATATTGTTTTGCCCAATCGTCAATGGTTATTGTTTGCACGTGTATTGTTTTTTTGTATTGTACGTCAGAAAAAGAAAGGCGTTTTTGTGGTTTATGTAATGAGCCAGCTTGAAATGGTTGGCCTGGTTTGTTTGGTTTTTCTGAAATATAAAAAACAGTAGTGCCTGTTTTTTCACTCAGGGCGATATTGTAGCAATGCACATGTGATAGTGAGGTTGTATTTTTCTTTAGCAGCGCAAAAATATCTGGAACTGGTTCAAAAGTATGTATTGTTCCACAGGGCCATTGCCTGCTTAGTTTTCTGGTGTCTCTACCATCAAAAGCTCCAGCTTCTATAATAATAGGGTTGTCTGGTATATAGTGTGAGATAATATTCAGTAGTGTATTTTTTTGGAGTAGTTGCGTTGTCATATGAGTACTTTTGAGATATGTTACTATATATTTTACGATTTTAAAAAAGAGTATACAATGAAGTTGAATCAATATTTTTCATTCATTTTATCTATTCTCATTATTAGTATATTCAGTTGGGCGTTTTATACCAGTAGTGGTTTCTTTTTACAAAAAGAAAAGCAACAAAAAACATATACCATTGGGTTGTTAGTAATGGCTACAGGTCAGCAATATCTTGAGGCTGCAAAGCGCATGATAGAGTCTGCGCAGGTGCATTTTTGTAAAAATCATAAAGTTAATTATTTTGTATTTACTGATAGTACAATTGATTTACCCAGAAATACAGTGACATTATATCAGAAACAAATGGGTTGGCCATATGATAGTATGATGCGTTTTGCAACGTATCATAAATATAGAGATCATTTTAAGGAATGTGATTATCTGTTTTCATGCGATGCAGATATGCTTTTTGTTGATGATGTTGATGATGAAATATTGGGGGATTTGGTAGCCACTATTCATCCACAAGTTCGTTTCAGGCCTCGTGGCTATGAGCATAATCCAATTTCA
This genomic stretch from Candidatus Dependentiae bacterium harbors:
- a CDS encoding FkbM family methyltransferase, whose protein sequence is MTTQLLQKNTLLNIISHYIPDNPIIIEAGAFDGRDTRKLSRQWPCGTIHTFEPVPDIFALLKKNTTSLSHVHCYNIALSEKTGTTVFYISEKPNKPGQPFQAGSLHKPQKRLSFSDVQYKKTIHVQTITIDDWAKQYGVNHVDFLWLDMQGHELHVLKAAPHILKTIKVIYTEVNFGQAYENQYTYEQVKQWLEKRNFQEIGRDFIDQKQWFFGNVLFVKK